The region AAACGGCGATTGATTTTACCAAAATCAAAAAGGGTGGTGTTCATATTGATGAAATTTTATCTCGCTTATAAATATGGTGGATAAAATTCGGAAAGCTTTGGATAAATTATCGTCCAAAGAAAGAAAAGCCATTGATGGGTTGCTGGTTAAGATGAAGAATGGGCAATTTGACGGTTTGGATTGGAAAAAATTGAAAGGACGGGATGGCATTTACAGGGTTCGGAAAGGCGAAATTCGAATAATTTACCGATTGGATGCAAGCGGCGGTATTGTTGTATTGGAAATTGGCAGAAGAAATAACAAGACCTATAATTTTTAATTAAAAAACATTTACGATTGGAATCTGTTTGTAAATTGAAATTTATGCAAGATATTCTGATTCAAGCGCTTACGCTGGCGTATGGAAGCACCGGGATTGTCGGGGTGGCGGCTTATTGGCCGACGATAAAAGACCTTTGGCGCGGGAAACCGAGCGCCAATGTGTCGTCTTATTTTATCTGGGTGGCGACAAACGGCATTACTTGGTTGTACGGATTGTTGATCTTGAAAGATGCTCCGTTCATTTTTGTTTCAAGTTTATATTTGTTTGCCAACGGACTCACATTATTTATGCGGTTAAGATTAAGAAAAAAGTAATTTATTATGGCCAAGAAGAAATTTTACGCGTATAAAGCGGGGGACGAAAAAGGCGTCACGGACAATTGGAACGAGTGCGCCGAGATTGTGGGCGGGCAATCGGGAGCGAGATACAAGTCGTTTGAAAGCGAAGGCGAGGCGCGGCGATGGCTGGACGCGGGCGCGGATTACGCGATCAAGCACATTGCTCTTGAGCCGGGGATTTATTTTGACGCGGGCACGGGCGGCGGCAACGGCGTGGAAATCAGCGTTACCGACAGCCGGGGGCACGGCTTGCTTCATCGGGTTTTGCCCGAAGACGAATTGAGCGCGCGCGGCCATTATCTGCTTGAACGCGGCCGGACGAACAATTTCGGCGAGCTTTTGGCGTGCAAATACGCGTTGCAAATCGCGCTGGAAACCGGGATGGAAAAAATTTTTGGCGACAGCAAATTGGTGCTGGATTTTTGGTCCAAGGGACATATTAAAAAAGAAATGGACGGCGAGACAATCGCGCTGGCTAACGAAGTCGCCAAATTGCGGCGGAAATTTGAACGGCTCGGCGGCCAAATCGGGCGAATTTCGGGCGGCGCCAACCCCGCGGATCTGGGATTTCATAGGGGGTAATTGGCAAAGGTTAAAAATTAACCGGAAATGATCGGATTTTGACCGAAGCGCGGCGGGTACGGGTCTAAAATTTGACTTTGATCGCAAGAAGCGGTAAATTTATATCATACCCGATTCGGCGGGTGTTTTTTTGAGGGTAAATAAAACAAGGGTTAGACCCTTGTTAAAAAGATGGAAGAAATATCC is a window of Candidatus Nealsonbacteria bacterium DGGOD1a DNA encoding:
- a CDS encoding ribonuclease H family protein, encoding MAKKKFYAYKAGDEKGVTDNWNECAEIVGGQSGARYKSFESEGEARRWLDAGADYAIKHIALEPGIYFDAGTGGGNGVEISVTDSRGHGLLHRVLPEDELSARGHYLLERGRTNNFGELLACKYALQIALETGMEKIFGDSKLVLDFWSKGHIKKEMDGETIALANEVAKLRRKFERLGGQIGRISGGANPADLGFHRG